In a genomic window of Nothobranchius furzeri strain GRZ-AD chromosome 14, NfurGRZ-RIMD1, whole genome shotgun sequence:
- the insig2 gene encoding insulin-induced gene 2 protein isoform X1 yields MSNSDRRQRPGSKESHRCSWGPYISAITNRTTNLFIRGGMLFSVGVFLALVLNLLQVQRNVTLFPPDVISSIFSSAWWVPPCCGTASAVIGLLYPCIDSRLGEPHKFKREWSSVMRCVAVFVGINHASAKVDFANNVQLSLTLAALSIGLWWTFDRSRSGFGLGVSISLLATLATQLLVYNGVFQYTSPDFLYIRSWLPCIFFAGVITMGNIGRQLALYEHSFLQQKTHQD; encoded by the exons ATGAGCAACAGTGATCGGCGGCAGCGGCCGGGGTCCAAAGAGTCACACCGGTGCTCCTGGGGACCGTATATCTCAGCCATCACCAACAG GACCACCAACTTGTTTATACGAGGGGGCATGCTGTTCTCTGTGGGCGTCTTCCTGGCTCTTGTGCTGAACTTACTTCAGGTGCAGAGAAATGTCACTCTTTTCCCTCCAGATGTCATCAGCAGCATCTTCTCCTCAGCATGGTGGGTGCCGCCCTGCTGTGGCACAGCCTCAG CAGTGATCGGGCTTTTATACCCCTGCATCGATAGCCGGCTTGGTGAACCACACAAATTCAAGCGGGAGTGGTCCAGTGTGATGCGCTGTGTGGCTGTGTTTGTAGGCATTAACCATGCCAGTGCT AAAGTGGACTTTGCTAACAATGTCCAGCTGTCTCTGACTCTGGCAGCACTCTCCATTGGTCTGTGGTGGACATTTGACCGCTCTCGCAGTGGCTTTGGGCTCGGAGTCAGCATCTCCCTGTTGGCAACACTGGCTACCCAGCTCCTGGTTTACAACGGAGTCTTCCA GTACACTTCCCCAGATTTCCTCTACATCCGTTCTTGGCTCCCCTGTATATTCTTTGCTGGTGTGATCACCATGGGAAACATCGGACGGCAGCTCGCCTTG TATGAACACAGTTTTCTCCAACAGAAGACACATCAAGACTGA
- the insig2 gene encoding insulin-induced gene 2 protein isoform X2 — MSNSDRRQRPGSKESHRCSWGPYISAITNRTTNLFIRGGMLFSVGVFLALVLNLLQVQRNVTLFPPDVISSIFSSAWWVPPCCGTASVIGLLYPCIDSRLGEPHKFKREWSSVMRCVAVFVGINHASAKVDFANNVQLSLTLAALSIGLWWTFDRSRSGFGLGVSISLLATLATQLLVYNGVFQYTSPDFLYIRSWLPCIFFAGVITMGNIGRQLALYEHSFLQQKTHQD, encoded by the exons ATGAGCAACAGTGATCGGCGGCAGCGGCCGGGGTCCAAAGAGTCACACCGGTGCTCCTGGGGACCGTATATCTCAGCCATCACCAACAG GACCACCAACTTGTTTATACGAGGGGGCATGCTGTTCTCTGTGGGCGTCTTCCTGGCTCTTGTGCTGAACTTACTTCAGGTGCAGAGAAATGTCACTCTTTTCCCTCCAGATGTCATCAGCAGCATCTTCTCCTCAGCATGGTGGGTGCCGCCCTGCTGTGGCACAGCCTCAG TGATCGGGCTTTTATACCCCTGCATCGATAGCCGGCTTGGTGAACCACACAAATTCAAGCGGGAGTGGTCCAGTGTGATGCGCTGTGTGGCTGTGTTTGTAGGCATTAACCATGCCAGTGCT AAAGTGGACTTTGCTAACAATGTCCAGCTGTCTCTGACTCTGGCAGCACTCTCCATTGGTCTGTGGTGGACATTTGACCGCTCTCGCAGTGGCTTTGGGCTCGGAGTCAGCATCTCCCTGTTGGCAACACTGGCTACCCAGCTCCTGGTTTACAACGGAGTCTTCCA GTACACTTCCCCAGATTTCCTCTACATCCGTTCTTGGCTCCCCTGTATATTCTTTGCTGGTGTGATCACCATGGGAAACATCGGACGGCAGCTCGCCTTG TATGAACACAGTTTTCTCCAACAGAAGACACATCAAGACTGA
- the si:dkey-251i10.3 gene encoding U3 small nucleolar RNA-associated protein 14 homolog A — MAKVSKIRKSKKRSKVAGSSSKKPPVVYDDEQEEDVCGAEEDVSSEEDDGEDERKRQKLLEAIGALGGKRKHALAERSEAAVHMSEFSMTADDEADLSDLIGTIEKTPAATAQTKKHLKNLQRSKNTVECPLSKQENERIQRDVAFQKAALEVSRWQSIITQNQRAEQLVFPLNQEPSGPKPIEQVVMGWEARTPLEKEIFSLLAANKQPILDAVLTPAEEASVKAMDLEQVKIRRAERQKARALQSYYEAKARRERKIKSKKYHKVQNKAKRKEFVKQFEELVKTDPAAALEELDKMERARMQERMSLKHQNSGKWAKSKAIMAKYDEGARKAMQQQLEVNKDLTQKLVTSLSKEEEEEEEGEGNTDMLPDFVNDAEFKQDSSNPWMRGRLSEDPTEMELKDTMDVTAEGASAVTKEAEEEEGSEAEGTEEDALLREFDSRRKQRQDQESDTSAVIVNDGDDGVEEDQVTEDKVAEISDEEEEGLSEFTRMYRGIGKSLEKDAGSKDGSAELEEGLMRIRSVDDVDLLPQETPTEPQQAPTPQHQKSAEQQPSRSRKRKKGIELREVLTKETKVIKVPLAPTVTDSEEKLDQRVLIEEAFAGDDVISDFAREKRKREDEGKPKVIDLTLPGWGEWGGLGLKPSKRKRRRFRIRTEVPPPRKDQHLPSVIISEKRNSAITPHQVSSLPFPFENPAQFESSIRTPLGRTWNTERTVKKMTKPRVVTQLGAIIEPMADEQLLKGKKKVSARRRSRNTKTRTQPAK; from the coding sequence ATGGCGAAAGTTTCTAAGATCAGAAAGTCTAAAAAGAGGTCCAAGGTGGCGGGGAGCAGCTCGAAGAAGCCGCCGGTAGTTTATGATGATGAGCAAGAGGAGGACGTGTGTGGAGCTGAGGAAGACGTCAGCAGCGAGGAGGACGACGGCGAAGATGAACGAAAACGCCAAAAGCTGCTGGAAGCCATCGGCGCCCTCGGGGGTAAGAGGAAACACGCCCTGGCAGAGCGATCAGAGGCGGCCGTTCACATGTCCGAGTTCTCCATGACCGCGGACGATGAGGCCGACCTGTCGGACCTGATTGGAACCATAGAGAAGACCCCCGCCGCCACGGCCCAAACCAAGAAACATCTGAAGAATCTGCAGCGCAGCAAAAATACCGTCGAGTGTCCTCTGAGCAAACAGGAGAACGAGAGGATCCAGAGAGACGTGGCTTTCCAGAAGGCTGCTTTAGAGGTGAGCCGCTGGCAGAGCATCATCACCCAGAACCAGAGGGCCGAGCAGCTGGTCTTCCCTCTCAACCAAGAACCGTCTGGGCCCAAACCCATAGAGCAGGTGGTGATGGGCTGGGAGGCTCGCACTCCGCTGGAGAAGGAAATCTTCTCCCTGCTGGCTGCTAACAAGCAGCCCATCCTCGATGCAGTCCTGACCCCTGCTGAGGAGGCTTCGGTGAAGGCCATGGACCTGGAGCAGGTTAAGATCCGCCGTGCAGAGCGACAGAAAGCCCGGGCTCTGCAGTCCTACTACGAGGCCAAAGCCAGAAGGGAGAGAAAAATCAAAAGCAAAAAGTACCACAAGGTGCAGAACAAGGCCAAGCGAAAAGAGTTTGTGAAGCAGTTTGAAGAGCTGGTGAAGACGGATCCAGCTGCTGCCCTGGAGGAGCTGGATAAGATGGAGCGGGCCCGGATGCAGGAGAGGATGTCTCTGAAGCATCAGAACAGCGGCAAGTGGGCCAAATCCAAAGCCATCATGGCCAAGTATGATGAGGGCGCTCGCAAAGCCATGCAGCAGCAGCTGGAGGTCAACAAAGACCTCACCCAGAAACTGGTGACCTCACTGagtaaagaggaggaggaggaggaggagggagaaggTAACACAGACATGCTACCTGACTTTGTGAATGATGCAGAGTTCAAGCAGGATTCCTCCAACCCTTGGATGAGGGGGAGACTTTCTGAAGACCCCACAGAGATGGAGTTGAAGGACACCATGGATGTGACTGCAGAAGGAGCTTCAGCAGTGACTAAGgaggctgaggaggaggaggggagtgAGGCAGAGGGAACAGAAGAGGATGCACTCCTTAGGgagtttgacagcaggaggaagCAACGTCAGGACCAGGAGTCTGATACCTCAGCTGTCATTGttaatgatggtgatgacgggGTGGAAGAGGATCAGGTGACTGAAGATAAAGTAGCAGAGATCTCCGACGAGGAAGAGGAGGGACTTTCAGAATTCACCAGAATGTACAGAGGAATAGGGAAGAGCCTGGAAAAGGATGCAGGCAGCAAAGATGGTTCAGCTGAGCTGGAGGAGGGGCTGATGAGGATCAGGTCTGTGGACGACGTGGATCTTCTCCCTCAGGAGACGCCCACTGAGCCCCAGCAGGCCCCCACCCCCCAACACCAGAAGTCTGCAGAGCAGCAGCCGAGCAGAAGCCGAAAAAGGAAGAAGGGCATAGAGCTGAGAGAGGTTCTGACCAAAGAGACAAAAGTCATCAAAGTCCCACTCGCTCCAACCGTCACAGACTCAGAAGAAAAGCTGGACCAGAGGGTCCTCATTGAGGAGGCGTTTGCTGGAGATGATGTCATCTCAGACTTTGCCAGAGAGAAGAGGAAACGGGAGGATGAAGGGAAGCCAAAGGTGATAGACCTGACGCTGCCTGGCTGGGGAGAGTGGGGAGGGCTGGGTCTCAAGCCATCTAAAAGAAAACGCAGAAGGTTCAGGATCAGGACTGAGGTGCCTCCACCCAGGAAGGACCAGCATCTTCCCAGTGTCATCATCTCTGAGAAGAGGAACAGCGCCATCACCCCCCATCAGGTCAGCTCACTGCCATTCCCCTTTGAGAACCCTGCACAGTTTGAGAGCAGCATCCGCACTCCCCTGGGCCGCACGTGGAACACGGAGCGGACCGTGAAGAAGATGACCAAGCCCAGGGTGGTCACCCAGCTGGGTGCCATCATCGAGCCGATGGCTGATGAGCAGCTGCTTAAGGGCAAGAAGAAGGTTTCTGCTAGGAGACGCTCTCGAAACACCAAGACTAGGACACAACCAGCTAAATAA